From a single Ensifer adhaerens genomic region:
- a CDS encoding Formate/nitrite transporter FocA, FNT family, giving the protein MTVISRPEEQADDKSPADRDDKHLSRKEKREVDDRLQLRPVAVYEVVKKEGESELARPTSSLLWSGLAAGLSIGFSVFTQATLRHYLPDADWRPLVECWGYAVGFLIVILARQQLFTEITLTAMLPFLAKPSGRGIWAIARLWALVFSANLAGTLIFAAAVAFDVLHMPEIRAAALEIAREAMEPPGGVMFLRAITAGWLIATVVWLLPSAQSARFPVIALLTYLIALFHLSHIVAGSVEAGALIFSGELDLGHAITHFYLPTLLGNVVGGSALFALISYAQIAEELEVEAEDKSEPRTVKNAG; this is encoded by the coding sequence ATGACCGTGATATCCAGACCCGAAGAACAGGCTGACGACAAATCGCCTGCGGATCGTGATGACAAGCATTTGAGTCGGAAAGAAAAGCGGGAAGTGGATGATCGCCTCCAGCTGAGGCCCGTCGCTGTTTACGAGGTCGTGAAGAAGGAGGGCGAGTCGGAACTCGCCAGGCCGACAAGCAGCCTTCTATGGTCAGGATTGGCAGCAGGGCTGTCGATCGGATTTTCCGTCTTCACACAAGCAACGCTACGCCATTATCTACCCGATGCTGACTGGCGGCCTCTGGTGGAGTGCTGGGGTTACGCCGTTGGTTTCCTGATCGTCATTCTCGCGCGTCAGCAGCTCTTCACCGAGATCACGCTGACCGCCATGCTACCCTTTCTGGCCAAGCCGAGTGGCAGGGGCATCTGGGCCATTGCAAGACTTTGGGCACTCGTCTTCTCCGCCAATCTGGCCGGCACCTTGATTTTTGCAGCAGCAGTTGCCTTCGATGTGCTCCATATGCCCGAAATTCGTGCTGCGGCGCTGGAGATCGCGCGTGAAGCCATGGAGCCCCCAGGCGGTGTCATGTTCCTGCGCGCCATCACGGCCGGGTGGTTGATCGCGACAGTCGTGTGGTTGTTGCCGTCAGCACAAAGCGCCCGGTTTCCGGTCATTGCCCTGCTGACCTATCTGATCGCCCTTTTCCACCTCTCGCACATTGTCGCCGGTTCGGTGGAAGCCGGTGCGCTCATCTTTTCCGGTGAGCTCGACCTCGGCCATGCCATCACACATTTCTATCTTCCGACCCTTCTGGGCAATGTGGTTGGCGGCAGCGCGCTTTTCGCTCTCATCAGCTATGCACAGATTGCCGAAGAGCTGGAAGTCGAGGCCGAAGATAAATCCGAACCAAGGACGGTCAAGAATGCCGGCTGA